One segment of Shewanella piezotolerans WP3 DNA contains the following:
- a CDS encoding YSC84-related protein: MTSSIKRLTASICLFASMLIAPQALAEDGYSQAKSTFKQAKQTHKFFDSAYGYALFPTVGKGGIGIGAAYGKGRVYRGGSYKGDTSLTQVSFGFQLGGQAYSEIIFFKDEAAYKDFTSGSFEFGAQASAVAINIGANAQAGTTGNSAGAGKTAAKAAYINGMAVFTVAKGGLMFEAALAGQSFTFEEK; encoded by the coding sequence ATGACAAGCTCAATCAAACGCCTCACCGCCAGCATATGTTTATTCGCCAGCATGTTAATCGCGCCGCAAGCGCTTGCAGAAGATGGCTATAGCCAAGCAAAAAGCACCTTTAAGCAAGCAAAGCAAACTCATAAATTTTTTGACTCTGCCTATGGCTACGCTCTTTTTCCTACGGTCGGCAAAGGCGGGATTGGAATTGGTGCAGCGTACGGTAAAGGCCGAGTTTACCGCGGTGGCAGCTATAAGGGTGACACAAGCCTAACGCAGGTATCTTTTGGTTTTCAGCTTGGTGGCCAAGCCTATAGTGAAATAATTTTCTTTAAAGATGAGGCTGCGTACAAAGACTTTACCAGTGGCAGCTTTGAGTTTGGTGCCCAAGCATCAGCTGTCGCCATCAACATTGGTGCCAACGCACAGGCCGGTACAACGGGTAACTCTGCAGGCGCAGGCAAAACAGCCGCTAAGGCAGCTTATATCAATGGTATGGCAGTATTTACTGTAGCAAAAGGTGGCTTGATGTTTGAAGCAGCATTAGCAGGCCAATCTTTTACCTTTGAAGAAAAGTAA
- a CDS encoding molybdopterin-dependent oxidoreductase, which produces MDRRKFLTQAGIVSVTAATVGCSDKSDSIHPTRSQDVSRFGHPIPPECQQDVNGEWQQTAGVRTAYSRCFSCYNICGLRVRIDEKNDKVLKVGGNPYCENNSGSPLAIDTSVKQSYIALAGEKGLENRATTCAKGASCADSVDDERRVTQVLKRDGKRGDGKWVTISYEQALKEILDGGDLFGEGHVEGLRSLRQLDKPVKPGFPEFGSAANHLFATYCAEDTLRGSFYARFMQQSWGTSNLGTKHAYCGAAQATGYSLGMAAGFEEWLNDVDWENVEYGLFMGTSPGSSGASLNRVGRGLADSRVDRKLKYVCVDPLLRTTVAADTNATWLAVKPGQDAAFSFGVIRTMLEEGWFNKTHLEGASEKAAKAAGELNYTNAGHLVIVDAKHPQSRRFAKAKDFGLGGDEAIIIKAGSQEFVSVNKGDKAELFVSQTLKNKAGRKVKLASSLYLLREEAQRTSMQEYAAKSGIAVADMRQVAKDLGQFGRKACVAGNGGTNSSDGFVMGWIWATLNTLVGSHDAKGGAIYGNGPIGGMEGRYDLADIGNGVNLDGVVNACRDGAYESSTEYKQKVATGENPYPASTPWHEVLPAMNAAEQWTSHANNDPYQAKVLFNWRNNFLYSAASISQEVVASIADPKRLPLIIGIDCHMNETNRYADYFIPDRSMLEEYAADRMWGSHMLGVVAAAPLVTPRTVKTEAGQHVCMEQLLVDIALEMQLPGFGKGAITHESGAKADLLCFEDWHAKYLANVAAQCENLPQVTAEDRKWAGLDYAMKPLTPRLTTTEAVEVEALLSRGGYYVADERYDGDFIKGAGAKCLQIYHEAVAQLRHAYSGEHYPGTITYSEHRFWNGDSWDSHWPEAEYPLLFSSYKATVRSNYAVAYKRIAEISPTNFVYMHTETAKAQNLTDGDSVRLVTANGKPAEGVLQTDFGVAKGAVCVSHGFGHSKGFGGDDRVINGEKLAGLKERAGGVAINQMIPSDPTRKQSASMLNDYWTGANCRHGIPVRVEKV; this is translated from the coding sequence ATGGATAGACGTAAATTTTTAACGCAGGCAGGCATTGTTTCTGTTACTGCGGCAACTGTTGGCTGTAGTGATAAGTCCGACTCGATACATCCTACACGTAGCCAAGATGTGAGCAGGTTCGGCCATCCGATCCCGCCTGAGTGTCAGCAAGATGTGAATGGTGAGTGGCAACAAACTGCTGGTGTTCGTACCGCATATTCACGCTGCTTTAGCTGCTACAACATTTGTGGCTTGCGGGTGCGTATAGATGAGAAAAATGACAAAGTTTTGAAAGTTGGCGGGAACCCTTACTGTGAAAATAACTCGGGTTCACCGTTAGCAATAGATACTAGCGTAAAGCAAAGTTATATCGCTTTAGCGGGTGAAAAAGGGCTTGAAAACCGCGCAACAACTTGTGCGAAAGGTGCTAGTTGTGCTGACTCTGTCGATGATGAACGCCGTGTAACCCAAGTACTTAAACGCGACGGTAAACGTGGGGACGGTAAATGGGTCACCATTAGTTACGAGCAAGCATTAAAAGAGATATTGGACGGTGGCGATCTATTTGGCGAAGGGCATGTCGAAGGATTACGCAGTCTGCGTCAACTCGATAAACCAGTAAAACCGGGTTTCCCTGAATTTGGTTCTGCTGCTAACCATCTGTTTGCCACTTATTGTGCAGAAGACACGTTACGTGGCAGCTTTTACGCTCGCTTTATGCAGCAATCATGGGGCACAAGTAATTTAGGCACTAAGCATGCCTATTGTGGCGCTGCTCAAGCAACGGGTTACAGTTTGGGTATGGCGGCAGGTTTTGAAGAGTGGCTCAATGATGTTGATTGGGAAAATGTCGAATATGGTCTGTTCATGGGTACCAGCCCTGGCTCTTCTGGCGCGAGCTTAAACCGCGTTGGTCGTGGCCTTGCAGATAGCCGAGTCGATAGAAAGCTCAAGTATGTGTGTGTTGACCCACTGCTTCGAACTACTGTAGCGGCAGATACGAATGCGACTTGGTTGGCAGTTAAACCCGGACAAGATGCAGCATTCTCTTTTGGTGTTATTCGCACTATGTTGGAAGAGGGTTGGTTTAATAAAACTCACCTTGAAGGTGCCAGTGAAAAAGCGGCTAAAGCTGCCGGGGAGTTAAACTACACTAATGCTGGCCACTTAGTGATTGTGGATGCGAAACATCCGCAATCTCGTCGCTTTGCCAAAGCTAAAGACTTTGGCTTAGGTGGTGATGAAGCAATCATTATTAAAGCGGGTAGCCAAGAGTTTGTCTCGGTTAATAAAGGTGATAAGGCGGAGCTGTTTGTTAGTCAAACCCTTAAGAACAAAGCCGGACGCAAGGTAAAATTAGCCTCATCGTTGTATTTGCTTAGAGAGGAAGCGCAACGTACTAGCATGCAAGAGTATGCCGCTAAATCGGGCATTGCAGTTGCAGATATGCGCCAAGTGGCAAAGGACTTAGGTCAATTTGGCCGTAAGGCTTGTGTGGCTGGAAATGGCGGCACTAACTCATCAGATGGTTTTGTAATGGGTTGGATCTGGGCGACTTTAAATACCTTAGTCGGTAGCCATGACGCTAAAGGTGGCGCTATTTATGGTAATGGACCGATTGGTGGCATGGAGGGGCGCTACGATTTAGCTGATATTGGCAATGGCGTTAACCTTGATGGGGTGGTTAATGCATGTCGTGATGGTGCTTATGAATCATCGACGGAATATAAGCAAAAAGTGGCGACAGGCGAAAATCCATATCCAGCTAGCACGCCGTGGCATGAAGTACTGCCAGCGATGAATGCTGCAGAGCAGTGGACTAGCCATGCCAATAACGATCCGTATCAAGCTAAAGTGTTATTCAATTGGCGTAATAATTTCCTTTATAGTGCCGCTTCAATCAGCCAAGAGGTGGTCGCGAGCATTGCCGATCCAAAGCGTCTGCCATTAATTATTGGCATCGATTGTCATATGAATGAGACCAATCGCTATGCCGATTACTTTATTCCTGATCGCTCAATGCTGGAAGAGTATGCCGCCGACCGTATGTGGGGGTCACACATGCTAGGCGTTGTTGCTGCTGCGCCACTGGTGACGCCGCGAACGGTGAAAACAGAGGCTGGCCAACATGTTTGTATGGAGCAACTGCTGGTTGATATTGCTTTGGAGATGCAGCTGCCAGGCTTTGGTAAAGGAGCAATAACACACGAAAGTGGTGCCAAGGCTGATCTACTTTGTTTCGAAGATTGGCATGCTAAATACCTTGCTAATGTGGCTGCTCAATGTGAGAACTTACCACAAGTAACTGCTGAAGATAGAAAGTGGGCAGGGCTAGATTATGCAATGAAGCCTTTAACGCCAAGGTTGACGACGACTGAGGCTGTCGAGGTTGAAGCCTTATTATCTCGTGGCGGCTATTATGTGGCTGATGAACGTTATGACGGTGACTTCATCAAAGGGGCTGGTGCTAAATGTTTGCAAATTTACCATGAGGCAGTAGCACAACTTCGCCATGCTTATTCAGGTGAGCATTATCCTGGAACGATCACTTACAGTGAGCATCGCTTCTGGAATGGAGATAGCTGGGACAGCCATTGGCCAGAAGCTGAATATCCATTGCTATTTTCAAGTTACAAAGCAACGGTGAGATCGAACTATGCGGTTGCCTATAAGCGTATAGCTGAAATCAGTCCGACCAACTTTGTTTATATGCACACAGAAACAGCAAAAGCGCAGAATCTAACTGATGGCGATAGCGTGAGATTAGTGACCGCTAATGGCAAACCTGCTGAGGGGGTGTTGCAAACCGATTTTGGTGTGGCCAAAGGTGCGGTATGTGTCTCGCATGGCTTTGGTCACTCAAAGGGGTTTGGTGGTGACGATAGAGTCATTAATGGAGAGAAGCTTGCTGGGCTCAAAGAGCGAGCTGGCGGCGTTGCGATCAATCAGATGATCCCATCTGATCCCACTCGTAAGCAAAGTGCCAGTATGCTCAATGACTACTGGACCGGCGCCAATTGCCGTCATGGGATCCCAGTCCGAGTTGAGAAGGTTTAG
- a CDS encoding DUF3131 domain-containing protein: MWQDKRDQSTDRGHFAIGRILQQGHFTTRILKIAVCAFAILSISANNSAWATSSKDELDNQAAQQLQQPNPTGSQRVSRVILGSESPVQPQIEFQRRAVIPQVNSKNSSKKLSIIANSQATEIVAKTDVTTIVPAPVPIPVTLNRYEKLLTNKAQRYIDKNWNETTGLIDSVQGYTHATMWDIASGIGALLALEALNVSDPHVTDIRLAKLLTTLYNLPLYDGKLPNRQYNTVTGKPSGRYSDTPSNGNGWSALDLGRLYIWLAIIAQKKPHLAADVDNIKLKWQLNAAVHRKTLYGTKLTSKKEYFRQEGRLGYLQYAATGYQMMNLDVANAFNCDRLKEINIEGMSVKTDVRNLPFLTLDPFLLYTIEVGSEASCWNQLSTLFELHNFKYKTNQKLTAYAEDSLSKSPWFLYNNIYYQGQAWHSVSHSGKPIADSQTFSNKAAFAMSVIFQNEYSEKLATQVITNSARHSEIPTGLYHNGKTNTAYNINTNSLILVSLWYKTRGRIAIWQD, from the coding sequence TTGTGGCAAGATAAAAGAGATCAATCAACAGATAGAGGGCATTTTGCAATAGGCCGTATATTGCAGCAAGGGCACTTCACTACGCGCATACTAAAAATCGCCGTATGCGCTTTCGCTATACTAAGTATTTCAGCGAATAATTCTGCGTGGGCAACGAGCTCAAAAGATGAGCTCGATAACCAAGCCGCTCAGCAGCTGCAACAACCTAACCCAACAGGGTCACAAAGGGTATCCAGAGTCATACTGGGGTCAGAGTCACCCGTTCAACCTCAAATTGAATTCCAGCGTAGAGCTGTTATCCCCCAAGTTAATTCTAAAAATTCAAGCAAAAAGCTTTCCATCATTGCTAATAGCCAAGCCACTGAAATAGTAGCAAAGACGGACGTTACAACAATAGTTCCCGCACCTGTACCGATACCCGTAACTCTCAACCGCTACGAAAAGCTACTCACCAATAAAGCACAGCGCTACATAGATAAAAATTGGAATGAAACTACTGGTCTTATCGATTCGGTGCAAGGCTATACACACGCCACCATGTGGGATATAGCCAGTGGAATAGGCGCACTATTAGCCTTAGAAGCACTCAACGTTAGCGATCCGCACGTCACTGACATTAGACTCGCTAAGTTACTCACAACCCTTTATAACTTGCCTTTATATGACGGTAAACTGCCCAATCGACAATACAATACAGTGACAGGGAAGCCCTCTGGACGATATAGCGATACACCTTCTAATGGCAATGGCTGGTCAGCTTTAGATCTTGGTCGCCTGTATATTTGGCTAGCAATTATAGCCCAAAAAAAACCGCACCTCGCAGCCGATGTCGACAACATCAAGCTAAAGTGGCAACTCAATGCCGCTGTGCATAGAAAAACACTGTATGGCACCAAGTTGACCTCAAAGAAAGAGTACTTTCGCCAAGAGGGACGGCTGGGCTATCTGCAATACGCTGCAACGGGTTATCAAATGATGAACTTAGATGTTGCTAATGCATTTAACTGTGATCGATTAAAAGAGATCAATATTGAGGGTATGTCGGTGAAAACCGATGTTCGTAACCTTCCCTTCTTAACTCTTGACCCATTTTTGCTTTACACCATTGAAGTGGGAAGTGAAGCCTCTTGCTGGAACCAGCTAAGCACATTGTTTGAGCTACATAATTTCAAATACAAAACCAATCAAAAATTAACAGCCTACGCAGAAGATTCGCTGAGTAAGTCACCTTGGTTTTTATATAACAATATTTACTACCAAGGCCAAGCGTGGCACAGCGTCTCCCATTCGGGTAAACCCATCGCCGATTCACAAACCTTTAGCAATAAGGCAGCGTTTGCAATGAGCGTCATTTTTCAAAATGAGTACAGCGAGAAACTTGCAACACAGGTCATAACCAATAGTGCCCGCCATAGCGAGATCCCAACTGGGCTTTATCACAATGGAAAAACAAATACCGCCTATAATATAAATACTAACTCGCTGATCTTAGTTAGCCTTTGGTATAAAACCCGCGGTCGAATCGCTATTTGGCAAGATTAA
- a CDS encoding Hpt domain-containing protein — protein sequence MIEVNELRALCGDDDSMVKMLLSIYLEEYGESDNILQSRFSKDDVNGLFQISHELKGMFSNLCAKEAMTLAQTVESRSQAGSLPDQNDINALCGKIKEINQQIEGILQ from the coding sequence ATGATAGAAGTTAATGAATTAAGAGCACTATGTGGAGATGATGACTCCATGGTGAAAATGCTACTTAGCATTTACTTAGAAGAGTACGGAGAAAGCGATAATATACTCCAAAGTCGCTTCTCCAAAGATGACGTTAATGGTCTATTTCAGATTTCACATGAGCTAAAGGGGATGTTTAGTAATTTATGCGCTAAAGAGGCAATGACATTAGCCCAAACAGTAGAATCAAGATCTCAAGCGGGATCACTGCCCGACCAAAATGATATCAATGCGCTTTGTGGCAAGATAAAAGAGATCAATCAACAGATAGAGGGCATTTTGCAATAG
- a CDS encoding ATP-binding protein yields MNTLNRISIKTRMLALVLLPLLFVAFLSALEIRKQTNNVRALNTLNSKVTFLESFSALNIKINQAREGLYAQGHSFVLADFTPIVAEFPTLLPKAFTAKNLQDIQAWFNSTKEALTESPDLSNDSVVDWSTWMSELQSQALVVLEKDKLDVPEQINQNLTILYQLQWLSLWSTEEKWLINQLLSNKNDTELLNQLNISAERQQLYVERFININAKPEQVDLLLSTFSDKAFEQSYQLRSHILHQDVLVESPEENLAAFSQRLSLIQFVVTTFSDQLTSKIHSEIAQSKNLIIVFCAGLFASLLIIGTIGANLYRRILNYLQHVIKTMSKIEETHDYSNKINENGKDELSLFSKKLNNLIHERYLNDEKILRAKSDAEKANFAKSSFLANMSHEIRTPLNGIIGMSEILAGTKLTPVQTEYLQTIETSSHTLLLLINDILDLSKIESGNLSIANTDTNIAEVVYDTLTMVLAKVVEKDLDLQIDIPTDTAYLVSLDEHRMRQVLMNLLSNAVKFTNKGFIKVAITSQFDEKPYANMQIKVFDSGIGIAEDKQQQIFSPFTQEDGSITREFGGTGLGLSICKQLVGLMGGDIKITSEKGKGSCFSVELKARIIAQEAPLNDEFKHLTAALISADNQITDTIEETCIRQGFKLNYRYQSCFDLLQDKQKFDLLFVDNSSITRDALATLPELLSEQDIFTIAINTPSEQRTLDNIDSTVTLPLLGRRFNNAIRNGIENRALRNEQPSEQAQSDNDNAKVTVKVVILIVEDNLVNQKVASLLVKQAGFDFIIANNGLEAYEYISKGEVISAILMDCMMPVMDGFTATAKIRAWEKQHSEQRLPIIALTASVLDQDIEKCYESGMDDYLAKPFKKDVLLDKLKQVSRLAS; encoded by the coding sequence ATGAACACATTGAATCGTATTTCAATAAAAACACGGATGTTGGCGCTAGTATTATTGCCATTACTTTTTGTAGCATTTCTGTCTGCGTTAGAGATCCGAAAACAAACCAACAATGTCCGTGCGCTTAATACGCTTAATAGCAAAGTCACTTTCCTTGAATCATTTTCTGCACTTAATATCAAAATCAATCAAGCCAGAGAAGGCTTATATGCGCAGGGGCACTCTTTTGTATTAGCCGACTTTACCCCCATTGTTGCCGAATTCCCAACCTTGCTACCAAAAGCCTTTACAGCAAAAAATTTGCAGGACATTCAAGCTTGGTTTAACAGCACAAAAGAGGCGTTAACAGAATCGCCAGACCTCAGCAATGACAGCGTGGTGGATTGGTCAACTTGGATGAGTGAGTTGCAATCTCAGGCGCTTGTTGTACTAGAGAAAGATAAACTCGATGTCCCCGAACAAATAAACCAAAACCTCACTATTTTATATCAGCTGCAATGGTTATCGCTTTGGTCTACGGAAGAGAAGTGGCTGATTAATCAGCTTCTCAGTAATAAAAATGATACCGAGCTCCTAAATCAATTAAACATAAGCGCTGAGAGGCAACAGCTCTATGTCGAGCGTTTCATCAATATCAATGCTAAGCCAGAACAGGTCGACCTATTACTGAGCACATTTTCAGATAAAGCCTTCGAACAAAGCTATCAACTACGTAGCCATATTTTGCATCAGGACGTATTAGTTGAAAGCCCAGAGGAAAACCTTGCTGCTTTTAGTCAAAGGCTCAGTCTAATTCAATTTGTAGTGACCACATTCTCAGATCAACTGACCAGCAAAATTCACAGTGAAATTGCTCAGTCAAAAAATCTTATTATCGTTTTTTGTGCGGGACTCTTCGCCTCACTACTGATCATCGGAACTATAGGAGCAAACCTCTATCGACGTATTCTTAATTACCTACAACACGTCATTAAGACCATGTCAAAAATTGAGGAGACCCATGATTATTCAAATAAGATAAATGAAAATGGTAAAGATGAGCTCAGCTTATTCTCTAAAAAACTCAACAATCTTATTCACGAGCGTTACCTCAATGATGAGAAAATATTACGAGCCAAATCTGATGCAGAGAAAGCTAACTTCGCCAAGAGCTCTTTCTTAGCAAATATGTCCCATGAGATTAGAACACCTCTAAATGGTATTATTGGTATGTCAGAGATTTTGGCAGGAACTAAGCTGACTCCGGTGCAAACTGAATATTTGCAGACCATTGAAACCTCTTCACACACCTTGTTGTTATTAATCAATGATATTTTAGACCTATCTAAAATTGAGTCTGGTAACTTGTCCATCGCCAACACAGATACCAACATTGCCGAAGTCGTTTATGACACGCTCACTATGGTGCTTGCCAAAGTCGTTGAGAAAGATCTCGATCTACAAATTGATATCCCCACCGATACAGCTTATCTGGTATCACTCGACGAACATCGCATGCGACAAGTATTGATGAACCTGCTATCCAACGCCGTTAAGTTCACCAATAAAGGCTTTATCAAAGTGGCTATAACCAGCCAATTTGATGAAAAGCCTTATGCCAACATGCAGATAAAAGTCTTTGACAGCGGTATCGGCATCGCCGAAGACAAGCAGCAACAAATTTTCTCCCCTTTTACTCAAGAAGATGGCTCTATTACTCGAGAATTTGGCGGTACTGGTCTAGGGCTCTCAATCTGCAAACAATTAGTGGGTCTAATGGGGGGAGATATAAAAATCACCTCAGAAAAAGGCAAAGGCAGTTGCTTCTCTGTTGAACTTAAAGCGCGGATAATTGCGCAAGAAGCGCCCCTAAACGATGAATTCAAACACCTAACAGCGGCGCTCATTTCAGCCGATAATCAGATCACCGACACCATTGAAGAAACCTGTATCAGACAAGGGTTTAAGCTTAATTATCGCTATCAATCTTGCTTCGATCTGCTGCAAGATAAACAGAAATTTGACCTACTGTTCGTCGATAACTCCTCCATCACCAGAGATGCACTTGCGACCCTGCCAGAGTTACTGTCCGAGCAAGATATTTTTACTATCGCGATAAATACCCCGTCAGAGCAGAGAACGCTCGATAATATTGATTCGACAGTTACCTTGCCATTACTTGGCAGACGCTTTAATAATGCTATTCGTAACGGCATAGAGAACAGAGCACTTAGAAACGAACAACCTTCAGAGCAAGCGCAGAGCGACAATGACAATGCAAAAGTCACCGTAAAAGTGGTCATTCTTATTGTCGAAGACAATTTAGTGAATCAAAAAGTCGCTTCACTGCTGGTCAAGCAGGCTGGCTTTGACTTTATTATTGCCAATAACGGGCTCGAAGCCTATGAATACATCAGCAAAGGCGAAGTGATCAGCGCCATCCTTATGGATTGCATGATGCCGGTAATGGATGGCTTTACCGCAACGGCGAAAATTAGAGCTTGGGAAAAGCAACACTCAGAGCAGCGCCTACCAATCATTGCGCTTACAGCCAGTGTGTTAGACCAAGATATAGAGAAGTGCTATGAATCAGGCATGGACGATTACTTGGCTAAACCCTTTAAAAAAGATGTATTGCTCGATAAGCTTAAGCAAGTATCTAGGCTTGCCAGCTAA
- a CDS encoding alpha/beta hydrolase family protein — protein MDRLNKLTLLATAMTALLGTSMATSAAERTHDIIIDDFFDIGGMSAVTLSPNGKKAVWLESRWDKELDKSQRDLWLVDTKSRQTKRMTFTNESESSPQWSPNGEYVYYLGKIKQPDAKAPYNGKTQVFRISISSGDSQPMTKEKEGVSSFELSHDGKSLYFLANKTVKDTDEWASMRASHSAPKYGHGERKTNPLYQLDLEHFKQQLLLDDDKVVWEFKVNNDGSKIARITTTDNELVFLEGWSDVEVFNTQTKQNEVLADKQWREKAPSPYGWLLGLAWQENNTELAFRIDFDGHPGKLFINNTKAADKPSLEVSRPEMVTLTASDLTWRPNSDEICYRGADHARVKLFCTEIEDGEQGDTRTVIPGDTVIGSFSFSQNGESVAFSHNGLDHFYDMFIADADSNRAKPTRLSNINPQVDSWKLPQVSVVKWTAPDGTTVEGILDLPAGYKKEDGPLPLIVQIHGGPTSATPYALQHRSYGRSTFTAKGWALLSPNYRGSTGYGDKFLTDLVGREHDIEVKDIIAGVDQLIADGIVDADKMAVMGWSNGGYLTNALISTTERFKAASSGAGVFDQRLQWMLEDTPGHVVNFMEGLPWEKPDAYTHGSSLSHADKIKTPTLIHIGEGDQRVPLGHAQGLYRALKHYLDVPVELVVYPGEGHGLSKYQHRKAKMEWDQKWFEHYVLGKPVE, from the coding sequence ATGGACAGATTGAACAAGCTAACTCTGCTTGCTACCGCAATGACCGCATTGCTTGGCACGAGTATGGCCACCTCAGCAGCAGAAAGAACTCACGATATTATTATTGATGACTTTTTCGATATTGGCGGCATGAGTGCTGTCACGCTCAGCCCGAATGGAAAAAAAGCCGTGTGGCTTGAGTCTCGCTGGGATAAAGAGCTTGATAAAAGCCAGCGCGACCTGTGGCTCGTCGACACTAAATCTCGTCAAACAAAGCGAATGACGTTTACCAACGAGAGTGAATCAAGCCCACAATGGAGCCCTAACGGCGAGTATGTTTATTATTTGGGGAAGATAAAACAGCCTGATGCAAAAGCGCCTTATAATGGAAAAACTCAGGTATTCCGAATCTCCATCAGCAGTGGCGATAGCCAACCTATGACGAAAGAGAAGGAAGGTGTTAGCAGCTTTGAGCTTAGTCATGATGGAAAAAGTCTATACTTTTTAGCCAATAAAACCGTAAAAGATACCGATGAATGGGCATCAATGCGAGCTAGCCATAGCGCTCCCAAATATGGTCATGGAGAGCGTAAAACTAACCCGCTTTACCAACTTGATCTAGAGCACTTTAAACAGCAATTGCTGCTCGATGACGACAAAGTCGTTTGGGAATTTAAGGTGAATAATGATGGCAGTAAAATTGCCCGTATCACCACCACAGATAACGAATTGGTATTCTTAGAGGGTTGGTCTGACGTTGAAGTCTTTAATACTCAAACCAAACAAAATGAAGTACTTGCAGATAAGCAGTGGCGCGAAAAAGCCCCTTCACCTTATGGCTGGTTACTCGGATTAGCTTGGCAAGAAAATAATACCGAACTGGCATTTAGAATCGATTTTGACGGCCACCCGGGTAAGTTATTCATCAACAATACCAAAGCTGCCGATAAACCTTCACTTGAAGTATCACGCCCAGAGATGGTCACTCTCACAGCAAGCGATCTCACTTGGCGTCCAAATAGCGATGAAATTTGTTACCGCGGCGCCGATCACGCTCGGGTCAAACTGTTCTGTACTGAAATTGAAGACGGCGAACAGGGGGATACCCGTACAGTCATCCCTGGCGACACTGTCATTGGTAGCTTTAGCTTTAGTCAAAATGGAGAGTCGGTTGCATTTAGCCATAACGGTTTAGATCACTTCTACGACATGTTTATTGCTGATGCCGATAGCAACCGAGCTAAACCTACACGCTTAAGCAATATCAACCCACAAGTTGATAGCTGGAAACTGCCTCAGGTGTCTGTTGTAAAATGGACTGCTCCTGATGGCACTACTGTTGAGGGAATCTTGGACCTACCCGCTGGCTATAAAAAAGAGGATGGTCCACTGCCATTAATAGTGCAGATCCATGGCGGGCCAACATCCGCAACTCCCTACGCCCTGCAACACAGATCATATGGTCGCTCTACCTTTACCGCAAAGGGTTGGGCATTACTATCACCAAACTATCGCGGCTCTACCGGTTATGGTGATAAATTCTTAACAGATCTTGTTGGACGTGAGCACGATATCGAAGTCAAAGATATCATTGCCGGTGTCGATCAACTTATAGCCGACGGCATTGTCGATGCTGACAAAATGGCTGTCATGGGATGGAGTAATGGTGGCTACCTCACTAATGCATTGATCAGTACTACTGAGCGCTTCAAAGCAGCAAGTTCCGGCGCGGGAGTCTTTGATCAACGTCTGCAGTGGATGTTAGAGGACACTCCTGGCCACGTAGTTAACTTCATGGAAGGCCTGCCTTGGGAAAAACCTGATGCCTATACCCACGGTTCTTCACTTAGCCATGCGGATAAGATCAAAACTCCGACACTTATCCATATTGGTGAAGGCGATCAACGCGTACCACTTGGACATGCTCAAGGCCTATATCGCGCACTTAAGCACTACTTAGACGTACCTGTTGAGCTTGTGGTTTATCCTGGTGAAGGCCATGGTTTAAGCAAGTATCAACACCGTAAAGCCAAAATGGAATGGGATCAGAAGTGGTTCGAACATTATGTGTTAGGTAAACCTGTCGAATAG